The Streptomyces sp. NBC_00483 genome contains the following window.
AGGTGCCCCTCCTGATCGGCCCAGCGCTGGACGGACCGGCGCTGCCGCTCCGGCGATGTGGTCTCGTCCGACACCCTCGACAGACGAACGACACCCAGAACTCTCGCCATGCTCGTTCTCCCCCGTTTACCGCCTTTGACGTGCCGCCCGGTCTCCACGGCGGCCGTCCCGGTGCTTCTCCCGGCCTCCTGTGGGCGCGGGACGTCTCACGGTTCAACGAAGCGCGGAGGCCCCCGGTCACACACCCGCACGAAACCCCGCGGAAGGTCGAACGGCCGTCCGGTATCTCTCCGAAGCCACCCCGGATTCCCGTCGGAAATGCGCGCGAGGGCGCGTACGTCGACCCGGCAACTGCCCGTCAGAGGTCCGCTTCGTCGGCGACCTGTCGCACAGCCCGGCGCAGTTCCTCGGAGGAAGTGCCTTTGGGCAGTTCCTCGGAGGAAGTGCCTTTGGGCAGTTCCTCGGAGGAAGTGCCTTTGGGGTCAGCCGGTGAGCTGCTTGAGCGGCGGTACAGCTTCGTAAGGGCCGCCGATCCCCCACGCCTGATGCAGCGCGTCCGCGAAGGCCGCCGCCAGTTTGTGTTCGCCGGAGGCGTTCGGGTGGGTGCCGTCGTACGTGTCGTGGTGGATGTCGTACGACTCGGGGACGGAGGCCAGGAGCAGGGGGGAGCGGGGCTCGTCGAGGTCCGCGACCGCCTTCGCCAGGAGGGTGTTGAAGTGGGCGACCTCCGCGGCGAAGGGCGCGTCCGTCTCGGCCCGGACGTTGGGGATCACGGGGAGCAGGACCATGCGGACGGCCGGGTTCGCGCGGCGGGCCTCGGCGATGAAGAGGCGCAGGTTCTCCGCCGTCTGTTCGGCGTCGGTGTAGAAGCCGAGGTCTATCAGGCCGAGGGAGACGAGGAGGACGTCCGCGCGGGCGTCGGTCACCGCCTCCGCGATCGCGGGCGCCATGTGCTGCCAGCCCTCGCCCCAGCCGGCGAGGTGATGCTGCGGGAAGTCGGGATCCGCGTACGCGTGGCTGTCGCCGTACAGGGCGGTGCGGGGGCCGACCAGCGCGTGCGGGACCGAACGGGCGCGCAGATGCTGCCAGAAGCGCAGGCGCCAGGTGTGCTCCCCGGCGCTCCCAATGGTCATCGAGTCGCCGACCGGCATGAACCTGAGCATCCGCTCATCATCGTCGATCACGCCGGGTGCGTGCGTGTGAGCCCCAACACGCCTGGCAAGCTGGGGGCATGCGTGCGTATCTGGGGGCGGCCGGGGTCGCCGCAGTCCTCCTTCTCGGCGCGGCTTCCGGTCCCGCGGTCGCCGACTCCCGTTCCGTCGGCTCCGACGGGTTCACGATCCAGGACCCGCGGATCACCGAGTCCAGCGGCCTTGCCGCCTCGCGCGCCCACCCGGGCATCTACTGGACGCACAACGACAGCGACGACGGCGCGTTCCTGTTCGCGATCGACGGCCGGACCGGGAAGACCGTCGCCACGATCACGATGAGCGGTGTCGGTGCCCCGCGGGACGTCGAGGCGATCTCGATCGGCTCCGACGGGAACATCTACGTGGGCGACATCGGCGACAACCTCGGCGGCAAGTGGGACCACGTGTGGATCTACAAGCTGCCCGAGCCGAAGAAGCTCACCGACCAGACGGTGCGGGCCACCCAGTACGACGTGAAGTACGCGGACGGCCCGCGCAACGCCGAGGCGATGATGGTCCATCCGAAGACCGGGCGGGTCTACATCGTGGAGAAGGGCGACGACGGCGGCGGCCTGTACGAGGGTCCGGCCACGCTGAACCCCTCCGCCACCAACACCTTCAGCCGCGTCGCCGACATCGACCTGTGGGCGACGGACGCCGCGTTCTCGCCCGACGGCAAACAGCTCGCCGTACGCGGCTACTTCGGCGGCGTCGCGTACAAGTGGAACGACGGGAAGCCCGAGCGCCAGGGCCAGTTGAGCGTGCCGATGCAGCCGCAGGGCGAGTCGGTGACCTACACGCCGGACGGGAAGACCCTGCTGTACGGGAGCGAGGGGCAGGGCAGCGAGGTGGAGCCCGTGGAGGTCGAGGGCGCGGGTGACTCGGGCGACGGCTCGAACTCGTCCTCCGATCAGGGTGGTTCGGGCAGCGGTGACGGCGGCAGCGCCTTCACCGGCAAGGCCGGTGCGGTCGGTGCCGTCGTCGTCCTCATCCTGCTGTTCGGGCTCGGAAGGCTGTTCCGCCGCCCCAGGAACCGCTGAACCACTCGAAGAACCGCTGAGTCACTGGAAGAGCCGCTGAACTACTCGCCCAGTAGGCGCACTTCGTAGTGCAGCGTCCGGTCCCGCCGCACCTTGTGGGAGAGCGGCACCGTGACGCCTTGCAGGATCGGGTGCTTGTGGCGGATGAGCGAGGCCGCGTGCCGGTCCTCCTCGCTGCCGCGGTCGAGGAGGCGGACCCGCCCCTTGACGGGCGGCCCCGTGGGCGCGCCGCGCATCGTGGACGGCGCGAGCTCCACCTCCGGGTTGTTGCGCATCCGCTTGACCTTCCAGGCCTTGCCGAAGGTCCGGAAGTACGCGTGGTCGCCCTCGACCGCGAGGTTCACGGGAGTGCCGACACCGGTGCCGTCCCTCTTGTGGCTGGTGAGCAGGACGGCGTACTGCTTGACGAACGGGGCGAGCGCGGGGCTCGGATCGGGCTTGTCAGTCGTCATACGTCCATGAATGCACCGCTTCGGTGTTCTGTCACGACTTGCCGCGTGCCGCGACGAGGACGTCGAGCCCGTCCAGGATCCGCTGGAGCCCGAACTCGAAGTGGTCGAAGCCGGGGGCGAACGTGTCCTCGGACAGGGACGCCATCACCGGGTAGCGGCCACTGGTCATCGCGGCCTCCAGGGCGGGGCTCTGCGCCTCCCAGAACGCGGCGTCCGTCATGCCCGACGTCGTCTCCGCCTCCTGCTCGTAGACGCGGGTGCGCGCGACCCCTGACACGTATCCGTCGACCATGACCAGGACGGAGAGCAGCTCCGGATCGGTGAGGCCCATCGGCTTGATGCGGGCCATCATCTTCTCCATGCCGGACAGCGCGCCGGGGCCGAGCACGGGCCGGGCCTGGTTGACCTGGAGCAGCCAGGGGTGGCGCTGGTAGAGGGCGAGGGTCTCGCGGGCCATCGTGGCGACGGCGGCCCGCCAGCTCCCGTCGCCGAGCGCGGCCGGGTCCTCGTGCGGGGTCTGCACCCGGTCCAGCATCAGGTCGAGCAGCTCGGCCTTGCCCGGCACGTACCGGTACAGCGACATGGTGCCGGTGCCCAGGTCGGTGGCGAGCCGGCGCATCGAGACGGCGCCGATCCCCTCGGCGTCCGCGACCTCGACCGCGGCCTCGACGATCCGGTCGAGCGAGAGCGCGGGCTTCGGCCCCCGGCTCGGCCTGGCCCCCGTGCCCCACAGCAGCTCCATGCTGCGCCGGATGTCGCCGCTGCCGGAGGTCTCGGCGCTGCTGTTCGTGCCCTGGGTGCCGCTCGGGGTGCCGCTCGTCATGGGGCTCAGCGTAAACCTCTGGCGAAAAACTGAGTACGGTGTACTCTCATTTGGGTACGGCGTACTCATTTTGCGGAGGGGTGGGTGTTCCGATGGCGACGTGCGGAGGAGAAGCCGTGACCGACGGGGATCACGATCACGCGGTGCGGGCCGAGGGGCTCGTGAAGCGGTACGGGGACAAGCGCGCGCTCGACGGGTTCGACCTGACCGTGCGGCGCGGCACGGTGCACGGCCTGCTCGGGCCGAACGGGGCGGGGAAGACGACAGCGGTGCGCGTGCTCGCCACGCTGCTGAAGTTCGACGAGGGGCGGGCCGAGGTCGGCGGCGTGGACGTGGCCTCCCGGTCGCGTCAGGTGCGCCGCCGCATCGGGCTCACCGGTCAGTACGCGGCGGTGGACGAGGTGCTCACGGGGCGGCAGAACCTGGAGATGTTCGGCCGGCTCTTCCACCTCGGCGGGCGCCGGGCGAGGGTGCGGGCGGCCGAACTGCTCGACCAGTTCGGGCTCGCGGACGCGGGCGACAAGGGCGTCGACGAGTACAGCGGCGGCATGCGGCGCCGGCTCGACCTCGCGGCGTCCATGATCCTCACCCCGGACGTGCTGTTCCTGGACGAGCCGACGACCGGGCTCGACCCGCGCGGCCGGGGCGAGGTCTGGGAGAGCGTCAGGGAGTTGGTGGCGGCGGGCACGACGGTCCTGCTCACCACCCAGTATCTGGAGGAGGCCGACAGGCTGGCCTCGCGGATCACCGTCATCGACCAGGGGCGGGCCATAGCCGACGACACCCCCGAGGGGCTCAAGCGGTCCGTCGGCGGGGACCGGGTCGAGGTCGTGCTGGCGGAGTCGGTCGATCTGCCGCGCGCCGCGAAGATCCTCGCCCGGAGCGGTGTGGACCCGGTCGTCGACGAGGAGGCCCTGCGGGTGCACGCGCCGGTCGCCGACCGGGTCGCCGCGCTCACGGACGCCGCGCGGGCGCTCCAGGACGAGGGCGTCGCCGTCGAGGACATCGGACTGCGCAGGCCGAGCCTCGACGATGTGTTCCTGCAACTGACGGGGAGGGCCGCGTGATGAGCGGCGGTACGAGTGGCATGAGTGGCACGAGTGCCTACTGGGCGGTGGCCGACTGCTGGAACGTGGTCCGCCGGGGGCTCACCCACTACCAGCGCCAACCGGTCAACATCGCCTGGCAGTTGGGCTTCCCGATCCTGTCGGTGCTGCTGTACGGGTACGTCTTCGGCAGCGCGATGGTGGTGCCGGGCGGCGGGGACTACCGGGACTTCCTGATGCCGGGGATGTTCGCGATGACGATGGCCTTCGGCTTCATCAACACGGCGACGCTCGTGGTGCACGACGCGACGAAGGGGGTCATCGACCGGTTCCGCTCGATGCCGATGGCGCCGTCGGCGGTGGTGTCGGGGCGCGGGGTGACCGATCTGCTGGTCGCCTGCGCGGAGTTGGCGATCCTGATGCTGACGGCGCTCGCGATCGGCTGGCGCCCGGACGGCGGGGTCATGGGCGGGCTCGCGGCGTTCGCGCTGCTGCTGTGGCTGCGGTTCGCGCTGATCTGGCTGGGGGTGTGGCTGGGCCTGATGGTTCCGAACCCGGAGGCGGCGGGCGGTCTTTTCGCGGTCGCCTTCCCGCTGACGATGATCTCCAGCATATTTGTCGCGCCGCAGCTGATGCCGGATTGGCTGGGGGCGGTGGCGGCGTGGAACCCGATCTCGTCGACGGTCGCGGCGTCCCGTGAGCTTTTCGGCACGCCGGTCGGGGCGGGGGATTCCTGGGTGGAGCAGAACGCGGTGCTGATGGCCCTGGTGTGGCCGGTGGTGCTCACGGCGGTGTTCCTGCCGCTTGCCGTCCGGCGGTTCCAGCGGTTGAGCCGTTGACCGGCACCGGGGTTGTTGACCGGCACCGGGGTTGTAGACCGGCACCGGGGTTGTTGACCGGCACCGGGGTTGCGGCCACGGGGCTCTGCCCCGGACCCCGCTCCTCAATCGCCGGAGGGGCTGAGGAGCGGGGGTTTGGGTCAGAGCTGGCCGATGACGTAGTCGATGCAGGCCGTCAGGGCCTGGACGTCCGCCGGGTCGATCGCCGGGAACATCGCGACGCGCAGCTGGTTACGGCCCAGCTTCCGGTACGGCTCCGTGTCGACGACCCCGTTGGCCCGCAGCACCTTGGCCACCGCGGCAGCGTCGATGCCCTCGTCGAAGTCGATCGTGCCGATGACCTGCGACCGCTTTGCGGAGTCCGTGACGAACGGCGTCGCGTACTTCGACTCCTCGGCCCACGAGTACAGCCGCGAGGACGAGTCCTTCGTCCGGGCCGTGGACCAGTCGAGACCACCCTGGCCGTTGATCCAGTCCAGCTGCTCGGCGAGCAGGAAGAGCGTGGAGAGCGCCGGGGTGTTGTACGTCTGGTTCTTGCGGGAGTTGTCGATCGCCGTCGGCAGGGAGAAGAACTCCGGGACGTGGCGGCCGGACGCGTGGATGCGCTGGGCGCGCTCGATCGCGGCGGGGGAGAAGATGCCGATCCACAGGCCGCCGTCGGAGGCGAAGGACTTCTGCGGGGCGAAGTAGTAGACGTCCGTCTCGGAGACGTCGACCGGGAGGCCGCCGGCGCCGGAGGTGGCGTCCACGAGGACGAGCGAACCGGAGTCCGCGTCGGCCACGCGCTTGATCGGCGCCGCGACGCCGGTCGAGGTCTCGTTGTGGGTCAGGCCGTAGACGTCGACACCGGCCTCGGCGACCGGCTCCGGGTGCGTACCCGGGTCGGAGGAGATCACGGTCGGCTCGGCCAGCCAGGGGGCGAGCTTCGAGGCCTTCGCGAACTTGGAGGAGAACTCGCCGAAGTTCAGGTGCTGCGACTTGTTCTCGATCAGGCCGTGCGTCGCCACGTCCCAGAACGCGGTGGAGCCGCCGTTGCCGAGGACGACCTCGTAGCCCTCGGGCAGCGAGAAGAGGTCCTTGACGCCGTCGCGCACGCGACCGACGAGGTTCTTCACGGGGGCCTGACGGTGGGAAGTACCCATCAGAGACGTACCGGTGGCGGCCAAGGCGTCCAACGCCTCCGTACGCACCTTGGAGGGGCCAGCGCCGAAACGTCCGTCGGCGGGCTTGATGTCAGCGGGAATCTGGATCTCAGCCACGAAATGGAGGGTAGCCCGAAGGGGAAACGCGGCCGAAACGTGTCCGTCGGATGAGACGAGAACGGACAAGGGGTGGACCTGTGCGATGCGACGGGCGGCTCCTCAAGGCCCCGCGACCTCGTGGGCCAGCGTGATCAGGTCCGGGACGGACGGATGGCCGGGGCCCTGGCGGCGGACCAGGAGGACGGGGAGATCGGGGGCGTCGGTGAGGGGGACGTAGGTGACGCCGGGGTACGGGTGCATGCCCACGGTCGCCGTCGACGTGACGCCCACCGCCCGGTCCGCGGCGATCGCGGCGAGCCAGTCGTCGGTGTTGGCGACGGTGAGTGTCGAGGTGGGGCGTTCGGCGGGCGGCCACAGTTCGAGGGAGGTCGTGCCGGAGACCGTGTTCAGGGCGATGACCTGGTCGCTGAGGTCGGCGAGCGCGAGGCGCCGGTGGCGGGCGAGCGGACTGTCGGACGGCACCGCCGCCACCCGCGCCTCCAGGTGCAGCAGTTCGGTGACGAGGCCGGGGGTGTCGACGGGGCCGCGCAGGAGCGCGAGGTCGACGGCGCCGCGCGTGAGCCCTGCCGTGCGGTCGTCGACGCGCAGGAGTTCGAGCGGGACCTCCGGGTGGGCGCGGCGCCAGCGGCGCAGCAGCGGCGTCGTGAACTCGCCCGCCGCCGACCAGGCATGGCCCAGGCGCAGCGGGCGGTGCGGGGCCCGGGCGGCGGCGAGCGCGTCCTCGAACGCGGCGACGGCGACGGCCGCCTTCTCGTGGAACGAGCGCCCCTCGGGGGTGAGGTCGAGGTGATGGGTGGAGCGGTCCACGAGCCGTACGCCGAGCGTGTCCTCCAGGGCGGCGAGGGTGCGCGAGACGACCGGCTGGCTCAGGCCGAGGCGCGCGGCGGCACGGGTGACGCTGCGCGCCTCGGCGACGGCGAGGAAGCAGCGCAGGTGGCGCAGCTCCGGTTCCCTGCTCATGCGCGATCCCTGCTCATGCGCGATCCCTGATCATGTGCGTCCCCTGGTCATGTGCGCGGAGCATAACGGGAGCGCAGAAAGTATTTCACGGGGCATGCCGGACGGATCTAGCGTGAAGGTTCAAGGCGGTCGGCAAGTTCAGTAGACTGTCCGGCACTGTCCAACGTATTGCACTCAAACGTATTGCACTCAAGAGGGGGTGGACCGTGAGCGGCCCGCAGACCGAACCCGTGGCCGTGGCGCATGATGCCGCCCCGGCCGTGACCGCGAGCGCCGGCGCGGAGCCGTCCCGCCGCGGCTCGCTGGGCCCGGTCGGCCTGGTCCTCGCGGGGTGCATCTCGGTGCAGTTCGGCGCGGCGCTCGCGGTGAGCCTGATGCCGCGCGCCGGAGCGATCGGCGTCGTCACCCTCCGCCTCGTCGTGGCGGCCGTGGTCATGCTCGTCGTCTGCCGCCCCAAGCTGCGCGGCCACTCGCGGTCCGACTGGGGCACGGTCGTCGCCTTCGGCATCGCCATGGGCGGCATGAACCTGCTCTTCTACCAGGCGGCGGCCCGTATCCCGCTCGGCATCGCGGTCACCTTCGAGGTGCTCGGCCCGCTCGCCCTCTCGGTCTTCGCCTCCCGCCGTCTCGTCAACGTCCTGTGGGCGGGGCTCGCGCTGTGCGGCGTGTTCCTGCTCGGCGGGGCGGGGGACGGGATCGGCAGCCTGGACCTGGCCGGTGTGGGCTTCGCGGTCGCGGCCGGCGCCTGCTGGGCGACGTACATCATCTTCAGCGCCCGTACGGGCCGCCGCTTCCCGCAGGCCGACGGGCTCGCGCTCGCCATGGTGGTCGCGGCGGTGCTCTGCCTGCCGCTCGGCATCGCGACGGCGGGCCCGAAGCTGATCGACCCGGTGACCCTCGGCCTCGGCGCGGCCGTCGCGGTCATGTCCTCGGTCCTCCCGTACACCCTCGAACTCGTCGCGCTGCGCCGCCTGCCCGCGTCCACGTTCGCGGTGATGATGAGCCTCGAACCGGCGGTCGCCGCGCTCTCCGGCTTCCTCGTCCTGAGCCAGGACCTGGCCTGGGCGGAAGTCCTGGCCATCACCCTCGTCATCGCGGCGAGCATGGGCGCGGTGCGGACGCAGGTGGGCCGGAGGAAGGATCCCGCGGTCGTCCTGCACGAGTGACGGTCACTGCTTGCCGGTGCCGACCGGGTCGACGGAGACCTTGGTTTCCGTGTCGGCGGAGACCGGGAGGTTGAGGTCGACCTTCAGGGACGTGGAGTGGGTCTCGTTGGGCGGGGTGACGTCGATGCTGGAGACGTTCACGCCGGAACCGCCGGAGTTGTTCGGCGGGTAGTGGAGGGTGAAGCGGGTCGTTTCGCCGTTGCCGAGGACGACGGACGGGGACGACAGGTTGCTGCGGGAGGCGCTCAGCGGGCCGGAGGCCTCCTCGGAGCGGAGGTCGACGCCCGGGAAGCCCTTGAGGGAGCAGGCGTCGCTGGTGTTCCGCATGCTGACTATGAGCGTGCCCTCGCCCATGCCGTGCGCGGAGTCGAACGCGAGGTTCGCGGTCTTGCACGGGCCGGTGTTGATCTGACCGTGGCCGGTGCCCTCGGCGGCCTTCGTGGAGTCGCCGGTGTCCGAGGCGTTCTTGCCGGAGGCCTGGCTGTTGCCGCCGGAGGACGAGGAGGACGAGGAGGAGGCGGCGGACGAGTCGTCGTTCGTGCCCGCGGCGGAGTCCTCGTTGCCCTGGCAGGCGGTGAGCGAGAGGCCCGCGGCGAGGGCGACGGCGGCGAGGGTGAGCTTGCGAGCACGCATGGTTTTCGTCCTTAACTTGGCGGCCGGTAATTCGTAGGTCGGTAATTCGTAGGTCGGTAATTCGTAGGTCGGTAACTCGTGGGTCGGTAACTCGTGGGTCGGTTCGGGTTACTGATCAGCAGGACCCGCCGGGGCCACGAATCGTTCCGCCTTACCGCCGCCTTATACATGGCTGTTACATATGACTGGGAGACCGTCATCGCTGGGACAGTTCCGTGACCTGGGGGATCTTGAACTCTCCGGTTGGCGGGGCTATTTCGCCCGTCACGCGCGACGCATTTTCCATGCAAGCATGCTTGCTTGTTTCTTGGCCCGCTGCCATGCTCCAGGCACGCCGCACACCGCCGTGCCCGGAGGGGAGCGCACCGTGTCCGAACCGTCCGCCGTGTTCGAGGACTTGCGGGACGAGAGCGAGGAACTCGACCGGATCGTGCGGGAGTTGAGCCCACAGCAGTGGGCCGCACCGACCCCCGCGCCCCGCTGGACCGTCGCCCACCAGATCGCCCATCTCGCCTGGACCGACCGCGCCGCCCTGCTCGCCATGAGCGACGCCGACGCCTTCGCGGGCGAGGTGGAGAAGGCGATCGCCGCGCCGGAGTCCTTCGTCGACGAAGGGGCCGAGGAAGGCGCCCGCCGGGACCCGGCCGTGCTGCTCGCCGGCTGGCGGGAGGGGCGCGAGCGGCTGCAGAAGGTGCTGCGCGCCGCCGCGGCCGACAAGACCCGGTTCCCCTGGTACGGCCCGCCGATGTCCGCCGCCTCCATGGCGACCGGCCGGCTGATGGAGACGTGGGCGCACGGTCAGGACGTCGCCGACGCCCTCGGGATCGTACGGACGCCCAGCGACCGGCTCCGGCACGTCGCCCGGATCGGCGTACGCGCGCGGAAGTTCGCCTTCGACGTGCACGGGGTCGCCGCGCCCGACGACGAGTTCCGCGTCGAACTCGTGGCGCCGAGCGGCGAATTGTGGACGTACGGGCCCGAGGAGGCAGGGCAGCGCGTCACCGGGACCGCCGTCGACTTCTGCCTCCTCGTCACCCAGCGCGCGCACCGGGCCGACGTCGACGTACGCGCCGAGGGCCCCGACGCCGACCGCTGGCTCGACATCGCGCAGGCCTTCGCCGGGCCACCGGGGGAGGGGCGCGCGCCGAAGGGGGCCCGATGAGCAGGCCCCCGCTGCGGATCGGCAACGCCTCCGGTTTCTACGGCGACCGGTTCGACGCCATGAAGGAAATGCTGACTGGTGGCGAACTCGACGTCCTCACCGGCGACTACCTCGCCGAGCTGACCATGCTGATCCTCGGCCGCGACCGGCTGAAGAACGCGGACCGAGGCTACGCCCGCACGTTCCTGCGGCAGTTGGAGGAGTGCCTGGGCCTCGCCGTCGA
Protein-coding sequences here:
- a CDS encoding EamA family transporter, which encodes MSGPQTEPVAVAHDAAPAVTASAGAEPSRRGSLGPVGLVLAGCISVQFGAALAVSLMPRAGAIGVVTLRLVVAAVVMLVVCRPKLRGHSRSDWGTVVAFGIAMGGMNLLFYQAAARIPLGIAVTFEVLGPLALSVFASRRLVNVLWAGLALCGVFLLGGAGDGIGSLDLAGVGFAVAAGACWATYIIFSARTGRRFPQADGLALAMVVAAVLCLPLGIATAGPKLIDPVTLGLGAAVAVMSSVLPYTLELVALRRLPASTFAVMMSLEPAVAALSGFLVLSQDLAWAEVLAITLVIAASMGAVRTQVGRRKDPAVVLHE
- a CDS encoding ABC transporter permease; its protein translation is MSGTSAYWAVADCWNVVRRGLTHYQRQPVNIAWQLGFPILSVLLYGYVFGSAMVVPGGGDYRDFLMPGMFAMTMAFGFINTATLVVHDATKGVIDRFRSMPMAPSAVVSGRGVTDLLVACAELAILMLTALAIGWRPDGGVMGGLAAFALLLWLRFALIWLGVWLGLMVPNPEAAGGLFAVAFPLTMISSIFVAPQLMPDWLGAVAAWNPISSTVAASRELFGTPVGAGDSWVEQNAVLMALVWPVVLTAVFLPLAVRRFQRLSR
- a CDS encoding LysR family transcriptional regulator, translating into MSREPELRHLRCFLAVAEARSVTRAAARLGLSQPVVSRTLAALEDTLGVRLVDRSTHHLDLTPEGRSFHEKAAVAVAAFEDALAAARAPHRPLRLGHAWSAAGEFTTPLLRRWRRAHPEVPLELLRVDDRTAGLTRGAVDLALLRGPVDTPGLVTELLHLEARVAAVPSDSPLARHRRLALADLSDQVIALNTVSGTTSLELWPPAERPTSTLTVANTDDWLAAIAADRAVGVTSTATVGMHPYPGVTYVPLTDAPDLPVLLVRRQGPGHPSVPDLITLAHEVAGP
- a CDS encoding SGNH/GDSL hydrolase family protein, whose product is MLRFMPVGDSMTIGSAGEHTWRLRFWQHLRARSVPHALVGPRTALYGDSHAYADPDFPQHHLAGWGEGWQHMAPAIAEAVTDARADVLLVSLGLIDLGFYTDAEQTAENLRLFIAEARRANPAVRMVLLPVIPNVRAETDAPFAAEVAHFNTLLAKAVADLDEPRSPLLLASVPESYDIHHDTYDGTHPNASGEHKLAAAFADALHQAWGIGGPYEAVPPLKQLTG
- a CDS encoding PPOX class F420-dependent oxidoreductase; the protein is MTTDKPDPSPALAPFVKQYAVLLTSHKRDGTGVGTPVNLAVEGDHAYFRTFGKAWKVKRMRNNPEVELAPSTMRGAPTGPPVKGRVRLLDRGSEEDRHAASLIRHKHPILQGVTVPLSHKVRRDRTLHYEVRLLGE
- a CDS encoding WD40 repeat domain-containing protein; translation: MRAYLGAAGVAAVLLLGAASGPAVADSRSVGSDGFTIQDPRITESSGLAASRAHPGIYWTHNDSDDGAFLFAIDGRTGKTVATITMSGVGAPRDVEAISIGSDGNIYVGDIGDNLGGKWDHVWIYKLPEPKKLTDQTVRATQYDVKYADGPRNAEAMMVHPKTGRVYIVEKGDDGGGLYEGPATLNPSATNTFSRVADIDLWATDAAFSPDGKQLAVRGYFGGVAYKWNDGKPERQGQLSVPMQPQGESVTYTPDGKTLLYGSEGQGSEVEPVEVEGAGDSGDGSNSSSDQGGSGSGDGGSAFTGKAGAVGAVVVLILLFGLGRLFRRPRNR
- a CDS encoding TIGR03084 family metal-binding protein produces the protein MSEPSAVFEDLRDESEELDRIVRELSPQQWAAPTPAPRWTVAHQIAHLAWTDRAALLAMSDADAFAGEVEKAIAAPESFVDEGAEEGARRDPAVLLAGWREGRERLQKVLRAAAADKTRFPWYGPPMSAASMATGRLMETWAHGQDVADALGIVRTPSDRLRHVARIGVRARKFAFDVHGVAAPDDEFRVELVAPSGELWTYGPEEAGQRVTGTAVDFCLLVTQRAHRADVDVRAEGPDADRWLDIAQAFAGPPGEGRAPKGAR
- a CDS encoding ATP-binding cassette domain-containing protein, with product MATCGGEAVTDGDHDHAVRAEGLVKRYGDKRALDGFDLTVRRGTVHGLLGPNGAGKTTAVRVLATLLKFDEGRAEVGGVDVASRSRQVRRRIGLTGQYAAVDEVLTGRQNLEMFGRLFHLGGRRARVRAAELLDQFGLADAGDKGVDEYSGGMRRRLDLAASMILTPDVLFLDEPTTGLDPRGRGEVWESVRELVAAGTTVLLTTQYLEEADRLASRITVIDQGRAIADDTPEGLKRSVGGDRVEVVLAESVDLPRAAKILARSGVDPVVDEEALRVHAPVADRVAALTDAARALQDEGVAVEDIGLRRPSLDDVFLQLTGRAA
- a CDS encoding DUF4232 domain-containing protein, producing the protein MRARKLTLAAVALAAGLSLTACQGNEDSAAGTNDDSSAASSSSSSSSGGNSQASGKNASDTGDSTKAAEGTGHGQINTGPCKTANLAFDSAHGMGEGTLIVSMRNTSDACSLKGFPGVDLRSEEASGPLSASRSNLSSPSVVLGNGETTRFTLHYPPNNSGGSGVNVSSIDVTPPNETHSTSLKVDLNLPVSADTETKVSVDPVGTGKQ
- a CDS encoding TetR/AcrR family transcriptional regulator, encoding MTSGTPSGTQGTNSSAETSGSGDIRRSMELLWGTGARPSRGPKPALSLDRIVEAAVEVADAEGIGAVSMRRLATDLGTGTMSLYRYVPGKAELLDLMLDRVQTPHEDPAALGDGSWRAAVATMARETLALYQRHPWLLQVNQARPVLGPGALSGMEKMMARIKPMGLTDPELLSVLVMVDGYVSGVARTRVYEQEAETTSGMTDAAFWEAQSPALEAAMTSGRYPVMASLSEDTFAPGFDHFEFGLQRILDGLDVLVAARGKS
- the serC gene encoding phosphoserine transaminase; translated protein: MAEIQIPADIKPADGRFGAGPSKVRTEALDALAATGTSLMGTSHRQAPVKNLVGRVRDGVKDLFSLPEGYEVVLGNGGSTAFWDVATHGLIENKSQHLNFGEFSSKFAKASKLAPWLAEPTVISSDPGTHPEPVAEAGVDVYGLTHNETSTGVAAPIKRVADADSGSLVLVDATSGAGGLPVDVSETDVYYFAPQKSFASDGGLWIGIFSPAAIERAQRIHASGRHVPEFFSLPTAIDNSRKNQTYNTPALSTLFLLAEQLDWINGQGGLDWSTARTKDSSSRLYSWAEESKYATPFVTDSAKRSQVIGTIDFDEGIDAAAVAKVLRANGVVDTEPYRKLGRNQLRVAMFPAIDPADVQALTACIDYVIGQL